Proteins from a genomic interval of Streptomyces sp. Tu6071:
- a CDS encoding SAM-dependent methyltransferase, with product MSTPAGYFTAMYEGAEDPWGLRSRWYEERKYALTLASLPRPHFRRAFEPGCSVGELTRRLAGRCERLLATDRVPEAVERAREATSGLDHVEVARLTVPEEWPGGTFDLVVLSELLYYFDAPALDRLLRRTVDSLAPGGTLVTVHWNHPVPEHRLTGAELADRLGGEEGLALRLDHREEDFVLQTFTRRTPGEPPAPSPAAYEGLV from the coding sequence ATGAGCACCCCCGCCGGCTACTTCACCGCCATGTACGAGGGCGCCGAGGACCCCTGGGGTCTGCGCAGCCGCTGGTACGAGGAGCGCAAGTACGCCCTCACCCTGGCGTCCCTCCCCCGCCCGCACTTCCGTCGTGCCTTCGAACCGGGCTGCTCGGTGGGCGAGTTGACGCGGCGGCTCGCGGGCCGCTGCGAGCGGCTGCTCGCCACCGACCGCGTCCCGGAGGCGGTCGAGCGGGCCCGTGAGGCCACGAGCGGACTCGACCACGTCGAGGTCGCGCGGCTCACCGTGCCCGAGGAGTGGCCCGGGGGCACGTTCGACCTCGTCGTCCTCTCCGAACTCCTCTACTACTTCGACGCCCCCGCCCTCGACCGCCTCCTGCGCCGCACGGTGGACTCCCTCGCTCCCGGCGGCACCCTCGTCACCGTCCACTGGAACCACCCCGTGCCCGAACACCGCCTGACCGGCGCGGAACTGGCCGACCGGCTCGGGGGCGAGGAAGGGCTCGCGCTGCGGCTCGACCACCGTGAGGAGGATTTCGTGCTCCAGACGTTCACCCGCCGCACGCCGGGCGAACCGCCCGCGCCGTCCCCGGCCGCGTACGAAGGACTCGTGTGA
- a CDS encoding PIG-L deacetylase family protein: MSGPDPIQAPGTDEALWRAWERWAELREVVLPQGPVVVVAAHPDDEVLGAGGALALLAAAGNPLTVVTVTDGEGSHPRTRVLRPPALAARRATELRAALARLGASAARTVRLRVPDTAVAAHEEEVRRALVPLTEGAALVLAPWTGDVHADHEATGRAARAAARETGAPSAAYPVWMWHWARPDDPRVPWHRAARLDLPADVRARKRDAVACFRSQIAPLGPAPEDAAILPPAELAHHVRDFEVWFA, from the coding sequence GTGAGCGGCCCCGACCCCATCCAGGCGCCCGGCACCGACGAGGCGTTGTGGCGGGCCTGGGAGCGGTGGGCGGAGCTGCGGGAGGTGGTCCTGCCGCAAGGGCCCGTCGTGGTGGTCGCCGCGCATCCCGACGACGAGGTCCTCGGCGCGGGCGGGGCGCTCGCGCTGCTCGCCGCCGCCGGGAACCCGCTCACCGTCGTCACCGTCACCGACGGAGAGGGCTCGCACCCGCGCACGCGCGTGCTGCGGCCCCCCGCGCTCGCGGCCCGCCGGGCCACGGAACTGCGCGCGGCGCTCGCCCGGCTCGGCGCCTCGGCGGCCCGTACCGTACGCCTGCGCGTTCCCGACACGGCCGTCGCCGCGCACGAGGAAGAGGTGCGCCGGGCGCTCGTCCCGCTCACCGAGGGCGCCGCGCTCGTCCTCGCGCCGTGGACGGGCGACGTGCACGCCGACCACGAGGCGACGGGCCGCGCCGCGCGCGCCGCCGCTCGCGAGACCGGCGCCCCCTCCGCCGCCTACCCGGTGTGGATGTGGCACTGGGCCCGGCCCGACGACCCCCGGGTGCCCTGGCACCGCGCCGCGCGCCTCGACCTGCCCGCCGACGTCCGCGCCCGCAAGCGCGACGCCGTGGCCTGCTTCCGCAGCCAGATCGCGCCGCTCGGCCCGGCCCCCGAGGACGCGGCGATCCTGCCGCCCGCCGAACTGGCCCACCACGTACGTGACTTCGAGGTGTGGTTCGCATGA
- a CDS encoding FUSC family protein: MGPRDTGRWARKETAAVVATVRTVFRQPGPERDSVVQSLKAAGAAIAAWALAGWWLKAPMALLAPWTALALVDATVYRSLRAGLQQLAVILIGTLSAAAALSLTRGDTLGAMALALPPLVLVGTYRRLGAQGIYGATTALFVITATSVSPTEIGHRFLETGIGAVIGIAVNAFVLPPVHLRNAGDRLLRLPRDTGRLLRDIAGGLRGEWSAEQALDWHDGARHVEESLRQVREARLSGEESSRLNPGLRLRRARAPQPPLALDARWTAVTDHLRAVTRTLATLAQGDNPLRSPGSGFFTDWARLAETLAVLCEREYEALARREPSAPYRLESRAVPEEVREAYEVLDASFHALSGTGAVPAGELLAETRQLLRALVSEVPSEVGS; encoded by the coding sequence GTGGGGCCGAGGGACACCGGGCGCTGGGCCCGCAAGGAGACGGCGGCCGTCGTCGCGACCGTGCGGACCGTGTTCCGGCAGCCGGGGCCCGAGCGCGACTCCGTCGTGCAGTCGCTCAAGGCGGCGGGGGCCGCGATCGCCGCCTGGGCGCTCGCCGGGTGGTGGCTCAAGGCACCGATGGCGCTGCTCGCCCCCTGGACCGCGCTCGCGCTCGTGGACGCGACCGTCTACCGCTCGCTGCGCGCCGGGCTCCAGCAGCTCGCCGTCATCCTCATCGGCACCCTCTCCGCCGCCGCGGCGCTCTCCCTCACGCGCGGGGACACCCTCGGCGCCATGGCCCTCGCGCTGCCGCCACTGGTCCTCGTCGGCACCTACCGGCGGCTCGGCGCGCAGGGGATCTACGGGGCGACGACCGCGCTCTTCGTCATCACCGCGACCTCGGTGAGCCCCACCGAGATCGGCCACCGCTTCCTGGAGACCGGTATCGGCGCCGTCATCGGCATCGCCGTCAACGCCTTCGTGCTGCCCCCGGTGCACCTGCGCAACGCGGGCGACCGGCTGCTGCGGCTGCCGCGCGACACCGGCCGGCTGCTGCGGGACATCGCGGGCGGCCTCCGGGGGGAGTGGTCGGCGGAACAGGCACTGGACTGGCACGACGGGGCCCGGCACGTCGAGGAGTCGCTGCGGCAGGTACGGGAGGCCAGGCTGAGCGGCGAGGAGAGCTCGCGTCTCAACCCGGGACTGCGGCTGCGCCGCGCGCGGGCCCCGCAGCCGCCGCTCGCCCTCGACGCCCGCTGGACCGCCGTCACCGACCACCTGCGCGCCGTCACCCGCACCCTCGCGACCCTCGCGCAGGGCGACAACCCGCTGCGCTCGCCCGGCAGTGGTTTCTTCACGGACTGGGCCCGGCTCGCCGAGACGCTCGCGGTGCTGTGCGAGCGGGAGTACGAGGCACTCGCGCGCCGGGAGCCGAGCGCCCCGTACCGACTGGAGTCGCGGGCGGTACCCGAGGAGGTCCGCGAGGCGTACGAGGTGCTGGACGCGTCCTTCCACGCGCTCTCCGGCACGGGCGCCGTCCCGGCCGGAGAACTGCTCGCCGAGACGAGGCAACTGCTGCGGGCACTCGTGAGCGAGGTGCCGAGCGAGGTCGGGAGCTGA